From a region of the Theobroma cacao cultivar B97-61/B2 chromosome 8, Criollo_cocoa_genome_V2, whole genome shotgun sequence genome:
- the LOC18592492 gene encoding carboxyvinyl-carboxyphosphonate phosphorylmutase, chloroplastic, whose translation MSTITMMAAKAPSLPHLNLKASTFRSRKTKSSHPTVRMQTRIHRLIEDQGIVLMPGCYDALSAAIVQQSGFTAGFISGYALSASLLGKPDLGLLTPPEMAATARTVCAAAPVIPMIADADTGGGNALNVQRTIKDLIAAGAAGCFLEDQAWPKKCGHMHGKQVIPAEEHAAKIASARDAIGDSDFFLVARTDARATSAKTGLSDAISRANLYMEAGADACFVEAPRNDDELKEIGRQTKGYRVCNMIEGGVTPLHTPEELQAMGFHLIVHSLTTVYASARALVDVLKILKENGTTRDHLQKMATFEEFNQLVKLESWFELEARYSKLKSAVGVKS comes from the exons ATGTCGACGATAACGATGATGGCAGCCAAAGCTCCTTCGCTCCCACACTTGAACTTGAAAGCTTCCACATTCCGGTCTAGGAAGACCAAGTCGTCTCATCCAACGGTCAGAATGCAGACGCGCATTCACCGTCTGATCGAGGATCAAGGCATCGTGCTAATGCCTGGCTGCTACGACGCTCTATCGGCTGCCATAGTACAGCAATCTGGTTTCACTGCTGGTTTCATCTCTGGTTATGCTCTCTCTGCGTCTCTCCTTGGCAAACCTGACTTGGGCTTGCTAAC GCCACCTGAGATGGCGGCGACGGCAAGGACGGTTTGTGCGGCGGCTCCAGTGATACCGATGATTGCGGATGCTG ATACTGGTGGTGGCAATGCTCTCAATGTTCAGAGGACCATCAAGGATTTGATTGCAGCAGGTGCTGCTGGCTGCTTTCTTGAG GATCAAGCATGGCCAAAGAAGTGTG GGCATATGCATGGCAAACAG GTTATACCTGCTGAGGAGCATGCTGCCAAAATTGCATCTGCAAGGGATGCCATTGGAGATTCTGACTTTTTCCTTGTGGCCAGAACTGATGCACGTGCTACATCAGCAAAAACTGGTCTCTCCGATGCCATCTCAAGAGCTAATCTTTACATGGAG GCAGGAGCGGATGCTTGCTTTGTGGAGGCACCAAGGAATGATGACGAGCTTAAGGAGATTGGACGCCAAACAAAAGGGTACAGAGTTTGTAATATGATTGAAGGTGGGGTCACACCATTGCACACACCTGAGGAGCTGCAAGCAATGGGCTTTCATTTGATCGTACATTCACTCACCACCGTCTATGCATCAGCTCGTGCATTGGTTGATGTTCTTAAGATCCTGAAGGAAAATGGAACCACTAGAGATCACCTTCAAAAGATGGCTACCTTTGAAGAATTTAATCAACTGGTCAAGTTGGAATCTTGGTTTGAACTGGAAGCACGTTATTCAAAGCTGAAGAGTGCAGTAGGTGTAAAATCATGA